A window from Setaria italica strain Yugu1 chromosome VIII, Setaria_italica_v2.0, whole genome shotgun sequence encodes these proteins:
- the LOC101780498 gene encoding wall-associated receptor kinase 2 isoform X1, which translates to MPGRRIQYQVAMTQLQVMWLLLLSPALVLSQVPAPVVSETLRRAPPPGCNTTTRCGGVTIPYPFGLSKPCSWDKFFKLSCNRSFSPPRPYLGNVEVMDITVETGEMRVYSSVAHRCFNSSKESGHRPSQRYNFTGTPFLVKPGRNEFTGIGCYNLAVLRGKEDSSYFSACLTTCTSLDDASTGNSNGCAGLGCCQIQLPTELNMIRVQLPEQDDNTTWNFSPCSYALVAEKGWYKFSLNDLNGTGEMAYNVRVGHRSAPLVLDWAIDVSRDGACVSSNSYRVTVRDDQGYLCNCSKGYQGNPYVTDGCKNIDECESPELYPCPSGSNCKDTEGSYMCPCKFGLRGKDCRPIFPAPAAAVLATTVASLFLALLLWSIHKDRKRRIKTVFFDQNGGKILKGAAGINIFTEKQLIKFTNHYDTLIGRGAFGMVFMGTTDEEQRVAVKRSIIEDKELHGRGNLQHGEDIVNEITFQFRNSHPNLVRLVGCCLETNIPVLVFEFISNGNLYNLLHVSTHKVVPLRTRLKIAIGSAEALAYIHSHGDHDCVVHGDVKSANILLDDNLMPKVSDFGSSKLLSIDRYARAVAADMSYVDPVYMKTERFVKKSDVYSFGMVLLELITRKTVKYGKSKINSLPMDFVRCCKEMGSGREMYDIAISSHGDTQCHHCIDCLDKIGALAVRCLKEDVDERPTMAEVVDELKLASEAVEKCKHHVNLIAYDRSCYLEVC; encoded by the exons ATGCCTGGTAGAAGGATCCAATACCAAGTAGCCATGACTCAACTGCAGGTTATGTGgctgcttcttctttctcccgCCCTAGTACTCTCCCAGGTGCCAGCACCGGTTGTCTCTGAAACGCTGCGACGAGCACCACCACCGGGCTGCAATACCACTACCAGGTGCGGCGGCGTAACCATTCCCTACCCCTTCGGCCTGAGCAAACCCTGCTCTTGGGACAAATTCTTCAAACTCTCCTGCAATCGTAGCTTTAGCCCTCCAAGACCGTACTTGGGCAACGTCGAGGTGATGGACATAACGGTGGAGACAGGCGAGATGCGCGTCTACAGCTCCGTCGCGCACCGCTGCTTCAACTCGTCGAAGGAATCCGGCCATCGTCCATCACAGAGGTACAACTTCACCGGCACGCCGTTCCTGGTGAAGCCGGGGAGGAACGAGTTTACGGGCATCGGGTGCTACAACCTGGCGGTGCTCCGTGGCAAGGAAGACAGCAGCTACTTCAGCGCCTGCTTGACGACGTGCACTAGCCTGGATGATGCGTCTACCGGCAACAGCAATGGCTGCGCAGGGCTCGGCTGCTGCCAGATACAATTGCCGACCGAGCTCAACATGATCCGTGTACAATTGCCGGAGCAAGACGACAACACTACATGGAATTTCAGCCCCTGCAGCTACGCCTTGGTGGCCGAGAAGGGATG GTACAAATTCAGCCTGAACGACCTGAATGGTACCGGAGAGATGGCATATAACGTACGGGTTGGTCACAGAAGCGCCCCTTTGGTGCTTGACTGGGCCATCGATGTTTCCAGGGATGGAGCCTGCGTCAGTTCCAACAGCTATCGCGTCACCGTGAGAGATGACCAGGGGTATCTCTGCAATTGCTCCAAGGGATACCAAGGGAATCCATACGTCACGGATGGCTGCAAGA ATATCGACGAATGCGAATCTCCAGAATTATATCCTTGTCCAAGTGGCTCCAATTGCAAGGACACAGAAGGTAGCTACATGTGTCCATGCAAATTTGGCCTAAGAGGAAAGGACTGTCGTCCCATATTTCCCGCGCCTGCTGCTGCAGTACTAG CAACCACTGTCGCAAGCCTATTTCTGGCGCTCCTACTCTGGTCCATTCACAAGGATCGAAAGCGGCGAATCAAGACAGTTTTCTTCGACCAAAACGGGGGTAAAATACTGAAGGGTGCAGCTGGCATCAACATATTCACAGAAAAGCAGCTGATCAAGTTCACAAACCACTACGACACCCTCATCGGAAGAGGTGCCTTCGGCATGGTGTTCATGGGAACCACTGACGAAGAGCAGAGAGTTGCGGTTAAACGGTCCATCATAGAAGACAAGGAACTTCATGGAAGAGGGAACCTTCAGCACGGGGAGGACATTGTGAACGAGATCACCTTCCAGTTCCGGAACAGCCACCCAAACCTGGTCCGGCTTGTCGGGTGTTGCTTGGAGACAAATATCCCTGTGTTGGTCTTCGAGTTCATCAGTAACGGGAACCTCTATAACCTGCTGCATGTTTCAACGCATAAGGTTGTCCCGCTACGGACACGCCTCAAGATTGCCATCGGATCTGCAGAAGCTCTGGCCTATATCCACTCGCATGGTGATCACGACTGCGTCGTCCACGGTGATGTCAAGTCTGCCAACATCCTCCTAGATGATAACCTCATGCCCAAGGTCTCCGATTTCGGATCGTCCAAGCTTTTGTCGATTGATAGGTATGCCAGAGCTGTGGCCGCAGATATGAGCTACGTGGATCCAGTGTATATGAAGACGGAACGTTTTGTGAAGAAGAGTGACGTCTACAGCTTTGGCATGGTTCTCCTTGAGCTGATCACCCGGAAGACTGTTAAGTATGGCAAAAGTAAAATAAATAGCCTCCCCATGGACTTTGTCAGGTGTTGTAAGGAGATGGGCAGCGGACGGGAGATGTACGACATAGCCATTTCATCTCATGGCGACACTCAATGTCATCACTGCATAGATTGCCTTGACAAGATCGGCGCTCTGGCGGTTCGGTGTCTCAAGGAAGATGTGGATGAGAGACCGACAATGGCAGAGGTTGTGGATGAATTGAAGCTAGCGTCAGAGGCAGTGGAGAAATGCAAGCATCATGTGAACTTAATAGCATACGATCGCTCATGTTATTTGGAGGTATGTTAA
- the LOC101780498 gene encoding wall-associated receptor kinase 2 isoform X2: protein MPGRRIQYQVAMTQLQVMWLLLLSPALVLSQVPAPVVSETLRRAPPPGCNTTTSFSPPRPYLGNVEVMDITVETGEMRVYSSVAHRCFNSSKESGHRPSQRYNFTGTPFLVKPGRNEFTGIGCYNLAVLRGKEDSSYFSACLTTCTSLDDASTGNSNGCAGLGCCQIQLPTELNMIRVQLPEQDDNTTWNFSPCSYALVAEKGWYKFSLNDLNGTGEMAYNVRVGHRSAPLVLDWAIDVSRDGACVSSNSYRVTVRDDQGYLCNCSKGYQGNPYVTDGCKNIDECESPELYPCPSGSNCKDTEGSYMCPCKFGLRGKDCRPIFPAPAAAVLATTVASLFLALLLWSIHKDRKRRIKTVFFDQNGGKILKGAAGINIFTEKQLIKFTNHYDTLIGRGAFGMVFMGTTDEEQRVAVKRSIIEDKELHGRGNLQHGEDIVNEITFQFRNSHPNLVRLVGCCLETNIPVLVFEFISNGNLYNLLHVSTHKVVPLRTRLKIAIGSAEALAYIHSHGDHDCVVHGDVKSANILLDDNLMPKVSDFGSSKLLSIDRYARAVAADMSYVDPVYMKTERFVKKSDVYSFGMVLLELITRKTVKYGKSKINSLPMDFVRCCKEMGSGREMYDIAISSHGDTQCHHCIDCLDKIGALAVRCLKEDVDERPTMAEVVDELKLASEAVEKCKHHVNLIAYDRSCYLEVC from the exons ATGCCTGGTAGAAGGATCCAATACCAAGTAGCCATGACTCAACTGCAGGTTATGTGgctgcttcttctttctcccgCCCTAGTACTCTCCCAGGTGCCAGCACCGGTTGTCTCTGAAACGCTGCGACGAGCACCACCACCGGGCTGCAATACCACTACCAG CTTTAGCCCTCCAAGACCGTACTTGGGCAACGTCGAGGTGATGGACATAACGGTGGAGACAGGCGAGATGCGCGTCTACAGCTCCGTCGCGCACCGCTGCTTCAACTCGTCGAAGGAATCCGGCCATCGTCCATCACAGAGGTACAACTTCACCGGCACGCCGTTCCTGGTGAAGCCGGGGAGGAACGAGTTTACGGGCATCGGGTGCTACAACCTGGCGGTGCTCCGTGGCAAGGAAGACAGCAGCTACTTCAGCGCCTGCTTGACGACGTGCACTAGCCTGGATGATGCGTCTACCGGCAACAGCAATGGCTGCGCAGGGCTCGGCTGCTGCCAGATACAATTGCCGACCGAGCTCAACATGATCCGTGTACAATTGCCGGAGCAAGACGACAACACTACATGGAATTTCAGCCCCTGCAGCTACGCCTTGGTGGCCGAGAAGGGATG GTACAAATTCAGCCTGAACGACCTGAATGGTACCGGAGAGATGGCATATAACGTACGGGTTGGTCACAGAAGCGCCCCTTTGGTGCTTGACTGGGCCATCGATGTTTCCAGGGATGGAGCCTGCGTCAGTTCCAACAGCTATCGCGTCACCGTGAGAGATGACCAGGGGTATCTCTGCAATTGCTCCAAGGGATACCAAGGGAATCCATACGTCACGGATGGCTGCAAGA ATATCGACGAATGCGAATCTCCAGAATTATATCCTTGTCCAAGTGGCTCCAATTGCAAGGACACAGAAGGTAGCTACATGTGTCCATGCAAATTTGGCCTAAGAGGAAAGGACTGTCGTCCCATATTTCCCGCGCCTGCTGCTGCAGTACTAG CAACCACTGTCGCAAGCCTATTTCTGGCGCTCCTACTCTGGTCCATTCACAAGGATCGAAAGCGGCGAATCAAGACAGTTTTCTTCGACCAAAACGGGGGTAAAATACTGAAGGGTGCAGCTGGCATCAACATATTCACAGAAAAGCAGCTGATCAAGTTCACAAACCACTACGACACCCTCATCGGAAGAGGTGCCTTCGGCATGGTGTTCATGGGAACCACTGACGAAGAGCAGAGAGTTGCGGTTAAACGGTCCATCATAGAAGACAAGGAACTTCATGGAAGAGGGAACCTTCAGCACGGGGAGGACATTGTGAACGAGATCACCTTCCAGTTCCGGAACAGCCACCCAAACCTGGTCCGGCTTGTCGGGTGTTGCTTGGAGACAAATATCCCTGTGTTGGTCTTCGAGTTCATCAGTAACGGGAACCTCTATAACCTGCTGCATGTTTCAACGCATAAGGTTGTCCCGCTACGGACACGCCTCAAGATTGCCATCGGATCTGCAGAAGCTCTGGCCTATATCCACTCGCATGGTGATCACGACTGCGTCGTCCACGGTGATGTCAAGTCTGCCAACATCCTCCTAGATGATAACCTCATGCCCAAGGTCTCCGATTTCGGATCGTCCAAGCTTTTGTCGATTGATAGGTATGCCAGAGCTGTGGCCGCAGATATGAGCTACGTGGATCCAGTGTATATGAAGACGGAACGTTTTGTGAAGAAGAGTGACGTCTACAGCTTTGGCATGGTTCTCCTTGAGCTGATCACCCGGAAGACTGTTAAGTATGGCAAAAGTAAAATAAATAGCCTCCCCATGGACTTTGTCAGGTGTTGTAAGGAGATGGGCAGCGGACGGGAGATGTACGACATAGCCATTTCATCTCATGGCGACACTCAATGTCATCACTGCATAGATTGCCTTGACAAGATCGGCGCTCTGGCGGTTCGGTGTCTCAAGGAAGATGTGGATGAGAGACCGACAATGGCAGAGGTTGTGGATGAATTGAAGCTAGCGTCAGAGGCAGTGGAGAAATGCAAGCATCATGTGAACTTAATAGCATACGATCGCTCATGTTATTTGGAGGTATGTTAA